One region of Synechococcus elongatus PCC 11801 genomic DNA includes:
- the rlmB gene encoding 23S rRNA (guanosine(2251)-2'-O)-methyltransferase RlmB yields the protein MSDYSDRSDFSERQDRSGDDRPNFRRFDRDRPSGGRRFEGRSEGGYRGRDDRGSGGGYRQNRDDRGGFRGRDDRGGYRGGDRDRPSEGRRFEGRSEGGYRGRDDRGSGGGYRQNRDDRGGFRGRDDRGGYRGSDRDRPSEGRRFEGRSEGGYRGRDDRGSGGGGYRQNRDDRGGFRSDRRDDRGGFRGRDDRGGYRQNRDERGGFRSDRRDDRDSFRPSRDRELNREVNTSPAGDQEATDHELIYGRHAVLAALQGNRTLNRIWVTPRLRYESTFLELIDAAKANGAVVDEVPVERIRQLTDGAVHQGIAAQVAPYPYQELGDLIAQAKATTTDPVIVVADGITDPHNLGAIIRTAEALGAHGLVIPQRRAVGVTAAVAKVAAGALESFPVARVVNLNRALEELKDAGFWIYGAAGEARQSIHETSFSGPVVLVVGSEDEGLSLLTRERCDHLISIPLRGKTNSLNASVAAGMVLYEVSRQRQQLTHHLEGIAGSSATALTTAAVEFAGAAAGLGELGL from the coding sequence ATGTCTGACTATTCGGATCGTTCTGACTTTTCTGAACGTCAAGATCGTTCGGGTGACGATCGCCCTAATTTTCGTCGTTTTGACCGCGATCGCCCGAGTGGGGGTCGCCGTTTCGAAGGCCGTTCTGAGGGCGGTTACCGCGGTCGGGATGACCGGGGAAGCGGTGGCGGCTATCGCCAAAATCGCGATGACCGCGGTGGATTCCGCGGTCGGGATGATCGAGGCGGTTATCGGGGTGGCGATCGTGATCGTCCGAGCGAAGGTCGTCGTTTCGAAGGCCGCTCTGAAGGTGGTTACCGCGGTCGGGATGACCGGGGAAGCGGTGGCGGCTATCGCCAAAATCGCGATGACCGTGGTGGATTCCGTGGTCGGGATGATCGAGGCGGTTATCGGGGTAGCGATCGCGATCGTCCGAGCGAAGGTCGTCGTTTCGAAGGTCGCTCGGAAGGCGGTTACCGCGGTCGAGATGACCGGGGAAGCGGTGGCGGCGGCTATCGTCAAAATCGCGATGACCGTGGTGGATTCCGCAGCGATCGCCGCGATGATCGGGGTGGTTTCCGGGGTCGGGATGACCGCGGCGGCTACCGTCAAAACCGTGATGAGCGGGGTGGATTCCGCAGCGATCGTCGCGATGATCGCGATAGCTTCCGTCCCAGCCGCGATCGTGAGCTAAATCGAGAAGTCAATACCAGTCCTGCTGGCGACCAAGAAGCAACGGATCATGAATTGATCTATGGCCGTCATGCGGTGCTGGCCGCGCTGCAAGGCAATCGCACCCTCAATCGCATCTGGGTAACGCCGCGTCTGCGTTACGAATCAACTTTCCTGGAGCTGATTGACGCCGCCAAAGCGAATGGTGCGGTCGTGGATGAAGTACCTGTTGAGCGGATTCGTCAGCTGACTGATGGTGCTGTTCACCAAGGGATTGCCGCTCAAGTTGCGCCTTACCCTTACCAAGAGCTCGGCGATCTCATCGCTCAAGCAAAAGCGACTACCACTGATCCCGTGATTGTTGTGGCGGACGGGATCACCGATCCCCATAACTTGGGTGCCATCATCCGTACGGCAGAAGCCTTGGGTGCTCATGGTTTAGTGATCCCGCAGCGACGAGCTGTCGGCGTCACTGCAGCAGTGGCCAAAGTGGCAGCAGGCGCTTTGGAAAGCTTCCCTGTGGCGCGGGTGGTTAACCTCAATCGCGCTCTCGAAGAATTGAAGGATGCAGGCTTCTGGATCTATGGCGCAGCTGGCGAAGCGCGCCAATCGATCCATGAGACCAGCTTCAGTGGTCCAGTGGTGCTGGTTGTGGGCTCCGAAGACGAAGGCCTCAGCTTGCTGACACGGGAGCGCTGCGATCATCTGATTTCCATCCCACTGCGCGGCAAAACCAATAGCCTCAATGCTTCGGTTGCTGCTGGGATGGTGCTCTACGAAGTGAGTCGGCAACGGCAACAACTGACCCATCATCTCGAGGGGATCGCTGGCAGCAGCGCCACAGCGTTGACAACAGCAGCAGTTGAATTTGCTGGAGCAGCAGCTGGCCTTGGGGAACTAGGGCTCTAA
- a CDS encoding DUF1816 domain-containing protein, which translates to MINLAHAIAANLGLAIWVEIQTDSPVCTYYFGPFLSRASAEAAVEGYKEDLLQEGAQNIRVKIQRSKEPEVLTVTEDWGSYPRSSSPTPIFSGQL; encoded by the coding sequence ATGATTAATCTCGCCCATGCGATCGCTGCAAACCTAGGTCTGGCTATCTGGGTTGAGATTCAAACGGATAGCCCAGTCTGCACCTATTACTTTGGGCCGTTTCTGTCCCGAGCATCGGCAGAAGCTGCAGTTGAAGGGTACAAGGAAGACCTACTGCAAGAAGGGGCTCAGAATATTCGCGTCAAGATCCAGCGTTCTAAGGAACCGGAAGTCTTGACAGTGACCGAGGATTGGGGCTCTTATCCTCGATCCTCTTCTCCCACGCCGATTTTTAGCGGCCAGCTATAG
- the gatA gene encoding Asp-tRNA(Asn)/Glu-tRNA(Gln) amidotransferase subunit GatA gives MASIRELHSQLVRKERSAVEIAEAALQRITTLEPQLKSFLHVTAEQAVAQAKAVDQRLAAGEEIGLLAGIPIGIKDNLCTRGIPTTCASKILQGFVPPYESTVTQRLAAAGAVAVGKTNLDEFAMGSSTENSAYQTTANPWDLTRVPGGSSGGSAAAVAADECVVALGSDTGGSIRQPAAFCGVVGLKPTYGLVSRYGLVAYASSLDQIGPFSRSVEDTAILLGAIAGHDPKDATSLKVEVPDYTQFLQPSLAGLKVGVIAETVTDSPAGQAVQAALEVLKGLGAEIREISCPRFAYGLPAYYIIAPSEASANLARYDGVKYGYRAEDAETLLEMYCRTRAEGFGSEVKRRIMIGTYALSAGYYDAYYLKAQKVRTLIKQDFEAAFAEVDVLVSPTTPTTAFKAGEKTADPLSMYLSDLMTIPVNLAGLPGLSLPCGFDDAGLPYGLQVIGNVLREDQVLHVAYAYEQATEWHLRQPAL, from the coding sequence ATGGCTTCAATTCGGGAACTGCACAGCCAACTAGTTCGCAAGGAGCGCAGTGCAGTCGAAATTGCTGAAGCAGCGCTACAGCGCATCACTACCCTTGAGCCACAGCTCAAAAGTTTTTTGCATGTCACCGCTGAGCAAGCGGTCGCCCAAGCCAAGGCAGTCGATCAACGCCTTGCTGCCGGTGAAGAGATTGGCCTCCTAGCAGGCATTCCGATCGGCATCAAGGACAACCTCTGCACTCGTGGTATTCCGACTACCTGCGCTTCCAAGATTTTGCAGGGATTTGTGCCCCCCTATGAGTCCACTGTGACCCAGCGCCTCGCGGCAGCGGGAGCTGTGGCGGTTGGCAAGACGAACTTGGATGAGTTTGCCATGGGCAGCTCAACTGAGAACTCTGCCTATCAAACAACGGCTAACCCTTGGGATTTGACCCGTGTTCCGGGCGGCTCGTCTGGTGGTTCGGCAGCAGCAGTGGCAGCTGATGAATGCGTGGTCGCTTTGGGCTCAGATACGGGCGGCTCAATTCGTCAACCAGCAGCTTTTTGTGGTGTCGTGGGCCTGAAACCGACCTATGGATTGGTTTCTCGCTATGGCTTGGTGGCCTACGCTTCTTCACTCGACCAGATCGGGCCCTTTAGTCGCAGTGTTGAAGACACAGCAATTCTGCTGGGTGCGATCGCCGGTCATGATCCAAAGGATGCCACTAGCCTCAAAGTCGAGGTACCGGACTATACCCAATTTCTCCAGCCCAGCTTGGCAGGTCTCAAAGTTGGGGTGATTGCCGAAACGGTAACCGACTCACCAGCAGGACAAGCCGTGCAAGCAGCCTTGGAAGTTCTCAAAGGGCTTGGGGCTGAAATCCGAGAAATCTCCTGTCCTCGTTTTGCCTACGGACTACCGGCCTACTACATCATTGCGCCCTCGGAAGCCTCAGCCAACCTCGCGCGCTACGACGGGGTCAAGTATGGCTATCGCGCTGAAGATGCCGAAACGCTCCTTGAGATGTACTGCCGGACACGGGCCGAAGGCTTTGGCAGCGAGGTCAAGCGCCGGATCATGATTGGAACCTATGCGCTGTCAGCGGGCTACTACGATGCCTACTACCTCAAAGCTCAGAAAGTTCGCACGTTGATCAAGCAGGATTTTGAAGCGGCCTTTGCAGAAGTCGATGTTTTGGTCTCGCCCACGACGCCGACAACCGCCTTCAAAGCAGGCGAAAAAACGGCAGATCCGCTGAGTATGTATCTCTCAGATTTGATGACGATTCCGGTGAACTTGGCGGGCTTACCTGGACTGAGCTTGCCCTGTGGCTTTGACGACGCCGGCCTGCCCTACGGTTTGCAGGTCATCGGTAACGTCTTGCGAGAAGATCAAGTGCTGCATGTCGCCTATGCCTATGAGCAGGCTACAGAGTGGCATTTGCGGCAACCTGCTCTCTAG
- a CDS encoding alpha/beta hydrolase: MPMSRLQSGICGNLLSSLMLRSLLLILLGLGIAVLLLLAGIWIGQSRLIFRPAKDEPLPKALLEYQPEEVWMALQPQAARSPRLQAWWFPNQGATPWTVLYLHGVRGRWADTEDRLLQLLSLGLSVLVLQYRGYGRSPGPFPNERRVYADAEAAVTYLAQERAIPSDRLLVCGHSLGGAIAAELANRQPKLAGLILEGSFSSMRAMTQYRRRFAWIPNWLLHQRFDTLAKLRQSSVPVLILHGEADTEVPALMSEALFLAAAGPKQLCQIPEAGHNDLPKLAGDRYRQAIQRFLDLVAARPRT; this comes from the coding sequence ATGCCTATGAGCAGGCTACAGAGTGGCATTTGCGGCAACCTGCTCTCTAGCCTGATGCTGCGATCGCTCCTACTGATCCTGTTGGGGCTAGGCATTGCAGTGCTGCTCCTGCTAGCTGGCATTTGGATCGGGCAGTCTCGGCTGATTTTTCGGCCTGCCAAGGATGAGCCCTTACCCAAAGCCCTGTTGGAATATCAACCTGAAGAGGTCTGGATGGCCTTGCAGCCCCAAGCTGCGCGATCGCCTCGCCTTCAAGCCTGGTGGTTTCCCAATCAAGGCGCGACACCCTGGACGGTTTTGTACTTGCATGGTGTGCGAGGACGCTGGGCTGACACAGAAGATCGACTCCTACAGCTGCTGTCTTTGGGGCTGTCAGTGTTGGTCTTGCAGTATCGCGGCTATGGTCGTAGCCCCGGGCCTTTCCCCAATGAACGGCGCGTCTATGCCGATGCAGAAGCCGCAGTTACCTACCTTGCGCAAGAGCGAGCCATCCCTAGCGATCGCTTGCTGGTCTGTGGCCATTCGCTCGGTGGTGCGATCGCAGCCGAGTTGGCAAACCGTCAGCCTAAGCTGGCGGGCTTAATTCTGGAAGGATCCTTCAGCTCAATGCGGGCAATGACTCAATATCGCCGTCGTTTTGCTTGGATTCCAAACTGGCTACTCCACCAACGCTTTGATACCCTCGCCAAGTTGCGTCAGTCCTCGGTTCCAGTGTTAATTTTGCACGGCGAAGCGGATACCGAGGTTCCCGCTTTGATGAGCGAAGCACTCTTTTTGGCAGCGGCGGGACCGAAACAACTCTGTCAGATTCCTGAGGCCGGTCACAACGATTTACCCAAGCTGGCGGGCGATCGCTATCGGCAGGCTATCCAACGCTTCCTTGATCTCGTTGCAGCTCGCCCACGCACTTAA
- a CDS encoding GNAT family N-acetyltransferase — MTSARYAIRPMTRSDLDVAIAWAAAEGWNPGLDDADSFYAADPTGFWMGWLGDQPIASLSTVKYGDRFGFVGFYIVVPQYRGQGYGWAIWQAGLASLGDRLIGLDGVVAQQDNYQRSGFQLAYRNQRYSGPSHALESALPAAIRPVEPTDFPALLTYDRQLFPEDRRPFLEKWLTQPRAIALGYFTPQGLQGYGQIRPSHTGYRIGPLFADHPEIAEQLFAALQSRIPIGQSIFWDIPTVNTAAIAIATAQGFTPMFDTARMYRGTAPAVSLDRLYGVTSLELG, encoded by the coding sequence ATGACGAGTGCCCGCTATGCGATTCGCCCAATGACGCGATCGGATTTGGATGTGGCGATCGCTTGGGCAGCGGCAGAAGGCTGGAATCCTGGACTCGATGATGCAGACAGCTTCTATGCGGCTGATCCCACAGGTTTCTGGATGGGGTGGCTAGGGGATCAACCAATCGCAAGTCTTTCTACGGTCAAATATGGCGATCGCTTTGGGTTTGTCGGCTTTTATATTGTTGTGCCCCAGTATCGAGGCCAGGGCTATGGCTGGGCGATCTGGCAGGCTGGACTTGCAAGTTTGGGCGATCGCCTAATTGGTCTGGATGGGGTTGTTGCCCAGCAGGACAACTATCAGCGATCGGGCTTTCAATTGGCCTACCGAAACCAGCGCTATAGCGGCCCGAGTCATGCACTCGAGTCAGCCTTACCCGCTGCGATTCGTCCGGTAGAACCAACAGATTTTCCCGCACTCCTCACCTACGATCGCCAGCTTTTTCCTGAAGATCGCCGCCCATTCCTCGAAAAATGGCTGACTCAACCGCGAGCGATCGCCCTAGGCTATTTCACACCTCAAGGCTTGCAGGGCTATGGCCAGATTCGACCGAGTCATACTGGCTATCGCATCGGTCCCCTGTTTGCGGATCATCCTGAGATTGCAGAGCAACTCTTTGCCGCGCTGCAGAGTCGGATTCCAATCGGTCAGTCCATTTTTTGGGACATTCCCACAGTCAATACCGCGGCGATCGCGATCGCGACAGCCCAGGGCTTCACACCGATGTTCGACACTGCTCGCATGTATCGAGGCACCGCACCGGCGGTTTCCCTCGATCGCCTCTATGGGGTCACCAGTCTGGAGCTGGGATGA
- a CDS encoding histidine kinase has product MGESLSPQALAQPLLLQLFVDTRPLSQNTVRRVEKILASVEASVPISLQVINVADQPQLVEYYRLVVTPALVKIGPGSRQVLSGIHLTEQLATQLPQWLIQQEAFFADRDSPNSNIPFTELGQPETPALQQADAFFQLQQQYADLSERTKFLEQVIALVAHDLRNPLTAAMLAIDTIQIRSQSFSAAAAKEMQGLCSLFDQARSQLREIERMVAEILEATRDSGETLQINPREVVFEPLLQQVLEQLHDRWHSKQQQLKTDVPGDLPTLYADPDRLRQVLVNLLDNAIKYTPVGGTITIAALHRTSQKVQISVSDTGPGIPRDQLSVIFKNLVRLSRDSNQEGYGIGLSVCQRIVQSHFGRIWADSELGQGSTFHFTMPVYRYTQPC; this is encoded by the coding sequence ATGGGAGAGTCTCTGTCACCCCAAGCACTGGCTCAACCGTTGCTGTTGCAACTGTTTGTGGATACGCGTCCTCTCTCGCAGAACACGGTTCGGCGAGTAGAGAAGATTTTGGCTTCCGTCGAAGCCAGTGTCCCGATCAGTTTGCAAGTGATCAACGTGGCTGATCAGCCGCAACTGGTGGAGTACTACCGGTTGGTGGTTACCCCTGCGCTGGTGAAGATCGGTCCTGGCTCTCGCCAAGTCCTGAGTGGCATTCATCTGACCGAGCAACTCGCGACTCAATTGCCGCAGTGGCTCATTCAGCAAGAAGCCTTTTTTGCCGATCGTGATTCACCAAATTCCAATATTCCTTTCACGGAACTGGGGCAGCCAGAAACCCCAGCTCTGCAGCAAGCAGATGCTTTTTTTCAACTGCAACAGCAGTACGCCGATCTCTCGGAGCGCACCAAATTCCTAGAGCAGGTGATTGCTCTGGTAGCCCATGATCTCCGCAATCCCCTGACAGCTGCGATGTTGGCGATCGATACGATCCAAATCCGCAGTCAGTCTTTTTCCGCCGCCGCCGCCAAGGAAATGCAGGGGCTCTGCAGCCTCTTTGATCAAGCGCGATCGCAACTGCGCGAAATTGAGCGCATGGTCGCTGAAATCTTGGAAGCGACTCGTGATTCGGGCGAAACCCTCCAGATCAACCCGCGCGAAGTCGTATTTGAGCCACTCCTGCAGCAAGTGCTCGAACAACTCCACGATCGCTGGCACAGTAAGCAACAGCAGCTCAAAACAGACGTCCCCGGCGATCTGCCGACGCTCTACGCTGATCCTGACCGACTCCGACAAGTTTTAGTCAATCTGCTCGACAACGCCATCAAGTACACCCCTGTCGGCGGCACAATCACGATCGCGGCCCTCCACCGCACCAGCCAGAAAGTCCAGATCAGCGTTAGCGATACTGGCCCTGGCATTCCCCGCGACCAGCTCAGCGTGATTTTCAAAAACCTCGTCCGGCTCTCCCGCGATAGCAACCAAGAGGGCTATGGCATTGGGCTCTCGGTCTGCCAACGCATTGTCCAATCACACTTTGGTCGCATCTGGGCAGATTCGGAGCTCGGCCAGGGCAGCACCTTTCACTTCACAATGCCGGTCTATCGCTATACGCAGCCTTGCTAA
- a CDS encoding ribose-phosphate pyrophosphokinase yields MIRSATLPFASALPSLPDNHRLRLFSGSSNSALSQEVSRYLGIDLGPMIRKRFADGELYVQIQESIRGCDVYLMQPTCWPVNDHLMELLIMIDACRRASARQVTAVLPYYGYARADRKTAGRESITAKLVANLITQAGANRVLAMDLHSAQIQGYFDIPFDHVYGSPVLIDYLRSKNLADLVVVSPDVGGVARARAFAKKLDDAPLAIIDKRRQAHNVAEVLNVIGDVQGKTAVLVDDMIDTAGTICEGARLLRKQGASQVYACATHAVFSPPAIERLSASGLFEEVIVTNTIPIPEENRFPQLTILSVANLLGETIWRIHEESSVSSMFR; encoded by the coding sequence GTGATCCGTTCTGCCACCCTGCCCTTCGCGTCTGCACTGCCCTCACTCCCGGACAATCATCGCCTACGGCTATTTTCTGGTTCGTCCAATTCCGCCCTTTCCCAAGAGGTTTCCCGCTATCTCGGGATCGACCTCGGGCCAATGATCCGCAAACGGTTTGCGGACGGTGAGTTGTACGTTCAAATCCAAGAATCAATCCGCGGCTGTGATGTCTACTTGATGCAGCCGACCTGTTGGCCGGTCAACGACCACTTGATGGAATTGCTGATCATGATCGACGCTTGTCGACGTGCTTCAGCTCGCCAAGTCACAGCCGTCCTGCCCTACTACGGCTACGCTCGTGCCGATCGCAAAACTGCTGGCCGCGAGTCGATTACTGCAAAACTCGTTGCCAACCTGATCACCCAAGCCGGAGCCAATCGCGTCTTGGCGATGGACTTGCACTCGGCACAGATCCAAGGCTATTTCGACATTCCCTTCGACCACGTTTACGGCTCGCCTGTCCTGATCGACTATCTGCGCAGCAAGAATCTCGCAGATTTAGTCGTGGTCTCGCCAGATGTTGGTGGTGTGGCTCGGGCACGTGCTTTTGCCAAAAAGCTCGATGATGCGCCTTTGGCAATTATTGATAAGCGTCGACAAGCTCACAACGTTGCTGAAGTTCTCAACGTCATTGGTGACGTTCAGGGTAAGACCGCGGTGCTAGTGGACGACATGATCGATACTGCTGGCACCATTTGCGAAGGGGCACGCCTCCTACGGAAGCAAGGTGCTAGCCAAGTCTACGCCTGTGCTACCCACGCAGTTTTCTCACCACCTGCGATCGAACGGCTCTCTGCCAGTGGCTTGTTCGAAGAAGTGATCGTGACTAATACCATCCCGATCCCCGAGGAAAATCGTTTCCCGCAGTTGACCATTTTGTCGGTGGCTAACCTACTGGGCGAAACGATTTGGCGGATTCACGAAGAGAGTTCCGTTAGTAGTATGTTCCGCTAG
- a CDS encoding AAA family ATPase, giving the protein MRLLISSTSSGAGKTAIAQALQAYQAWRRQPVWPCQDWLSPEQSLAERWQSLQQSEACFLEAPGCLGTLVAPELTVADLAQAWRLPVLLVASAQMDWPGQAIAMAALAQQRQLPLLGVILNQVTTADRVAQESFQLLTGIPVLGTFPAGAAQAAIAEQAAIVRNWELEHLPGFLPAIATI; this is encoded by the coding sequence ATGCGTCTGCTGATCAGCAGTACTTCTTCTGGTGCTGGCAAAACCGCGATCGCCCAAGCACTCCAGGCCTACCAAGCTTGGCGGCGGCAACCGGTTTGGCCCTGTCAAGACTGGCTTTCGCCGGAGCAGTCTTTGGCGGAACGCTGGCAGTCATTGCAGCAGAGTGAAGCCTGTTTTCTAGAAGCACCTGGTTGCTTAGGAACGCTGGTTGCACCAGAACTGACCGTTGCTGACCTCGCACAGGCTTGGCGCTTGCCGGTGCTGTTGGTGGCTTCAGCTCAAATGGATTGGCCCGGACAGGCGATCGCGATGGCGGCGCTGGCTCAACAGCGACAGCTACCCCTCTTAGGGGTGATCCTCAATCAAGTCACGACAGCGGATCGGGTGGCGCAGGAATCCTTTCAACTGCTGACCGGCATTCCCGTCCTCGGAACCTTCCCCGCGGGGGCTGCTCAAGCGGCGATCGCGGAGCAAGCTGCGATCGTCCGCAACTGGGAGCTGGAACATCTGCCGGGATTTCTACCGGCGATCGCGACTATCTAA
- a CDS encoding ROK family protein — protein MTHPATVIGVDLGGTAMKLGRYTIDGQCQQELTVPTPTPSTPSNVRVALVEAIRQLDPEAEALAIGIGTPGPADAAGRVARVAINLDGWVEVPLADWLEADLQQPVILANDANCAGLGEVWLGAGQGYRDAIVLTLGTGVGGAIILNGELFVGRTGTAAELGLITLDPAGPPCNSGNQGSLEQYASIGAVQRRFGCDPKDLGDRAVQGDPEAIAAWQEYGKTLAAGLASLVYVLTPEVIILGGGISGSAAFFLPALTEELHRRVLPTSREGLQIQIAALGNEAGRVGAARLAWSKLEALGQV, from the coding sequence ATGACGCACCCTGCGACCGTCATTGGCGTCGATTTAGGCGGAACCGCCATGAAATTGGGCCGCTACACGATCGATGGGCAGTGTCAGCAGGAATTAACCGTCCCGACACCGACGCCCAGTACCCCGAGTAACGTGCGGGTGGCCTTGGTTGAGGCGATTCGTCAACTCGATCCCGAGGCCGAGGCGCTGGCAATTGGCATTGGCACCCCCGGACCTGCAGATGCAGCCGGTCGAGTCGCACGGGTTGCCATTAACCTCGATGGCTGGGTTGAAGTTCCCCTCGCTGACTGGCTAGAAGCGGATTTACAGCAGCCGGTGATTTTGGCGAATGATGCCAACTGTGCTGGCTTAGGTGAAGTTTGGCTAGGGGCTGGTCAAGGCTATCGCGATGCAATTGTGCTGACCCTTGGGACCGGTGTCGGCGGCGCGATCATTCTCAACGGTGAGCTGTTTGTTGGCCGTACTGGGACGGCGGCTGAATTGGGGCTGATCACGCTCGATCCGGCTGGCCCCCCCTGCAATAGCGGCAACCAAGGATCATTGGAGCAATACGCCTCGATCGGGGCCGTTCAGCGGCGCTTTGGTTGCGATCCCAAAGACCTAGGCGATCGCGCTGTCCAAGGCGATCCCGAAGCGATCGCAGCTTGGCAGGAGTACGGAAAGACCCTCGCAGCCGGTCTCGCCAGTTTGGTCTACGTCCTGACGCCGGAGGTGATTATTCTGGGCGGCGGCATCAGTGGCAGCGCAGCCTTCTTCTTGCCAGCGCTGACGGAGGAGCTGCATCGCCGTGTTTTGCCCACTTCTCGGGAAGGGCTACAAATTCAGATCGCTGCCCTTGGCAACGAAGCGGGTCGAGTAGGGGCTGCCCGCTTGGCTTGGTCGAAGCTAGAAGCGCTGGGTCAGGTCTAA
- the fmt gene encoding methionyl-tRNA formyltransferase, with amino-acid sequence MRVVFFGTPQFAVPTLQQLLDAPDVEVVAVVSQPDRRRGRGSQVSASPVKALAIAHDLSVWQPERLRRDPEVLSQLQQTNADAFVVVAYGQLLPAEVLAMPRLGCINVHGSLLPAYRGAAPIQWSLINGDRETGIVTMQMDVGMDTGPMLLRWTTPIALDDNSQILGDRLATAGAELLLQTLRQLDQGQLAATPQDEAAATYARLLQKEDFQLTWDQSALELHNRIRGLYPGASLPVQGDRLKVLASLPLGLGLPLPADYAAWQDWQPEPDKPGTVLAIAKSEGPIVATREGALLLLQVQPAGRKPLSGWDWANGLRLQEGICLAE; translated from the coding sequence GTGCGCGTCGTCTTTTTTGGAACCCCTCAATTTGCGGTTCCGACTTTGCAGCAGCTGCTCGATGCGCCCGATGTTGAGGTGGTGGCGGTGGTCAGCCAGCCCGATCGCCGTCGTGGGCGTGGTAGTCAGGTCAGCGCCTCGCCGGTTAAAGCCCTCGCGATCGCCCATGATTTGTCAGTCTGGCAACCGGAACGCCTGCGCCGCGATCCAGAAGTCTTGAGTCAGTTGCAGCAAACGAACGCTGATGCATTTGTTGTGGTTGCCTATGGCCAGTTGTTACCAGCGGAGGTGCTGGCGATGCCGCGACTGGGCTGCATTAATGTTCATGGTTCGCTGCTGCCCGCCTATCGCGGTGCGGCCCCGATTCAGTGGAGCTTGATCAACGGCGATCGCGAAACGGGGATCGTGACCATGCAAATGGATGTCGGCATGGATACGGGGCCGATGCTGTTGCGCTGGACGACACCGATCGCCTTGGACGATAACAGTCAAATCTTGGGCGATCGTTTGGCGACCGCTGGAGCCGAATTGTTACTGCAAACCCTGCGGCAGCTCGATCAGGGGCAATTGGCGGCTACACCTCAGGATGAGGCAGCAGCAACCTATGCGCGCCTCCTGCAAAAGGAAGATTTTCAACTGACTTGGGATCAGTCCGCTCTAGAACTCCACAACCGGATTCGCGGCCTCTATCCCGGTGCGAGCTTGCCCGTCCAAGGCGATCGCCTCAAAGTTTTGGCCAGTCTGCCCTTGGGACTGGGTCTGCCCCTACCGGCGGACTATGCAGCTTGGCAAGATTGGCAGCCCGAACCCGACAAACCAGGAACCGTACTGGCGATCGCCAAATCCGAGGGACCGATTGTGGCGACTCGCGAGGGAGCGTTACTGCTGCTACAGGTGCAACCGGCAGGCCGCAAGCCTTTGAGTGGCTGGGATTGGGCCAACGGCTTGCGCTTGCAAGAAGGAATCTGCTTAGCTGAGTAG